The Cucumis melo cultivar AY chromosome 5, USDA_Cmelo_AY_1.0, whole genome shotgun sequence genome has a segment encoding these proteins:
- the LOC103491605 gene encoding UDP-glucosyltransferase 29-like: MDVQKSRDTPTTILMLPWIGYGHLSAYLELAKVLSKRNNFLIYFCSTPVNLDSIKRKVVPSSSSIQFVELHLPSSPEFPPHLHTTNALPPRLTPTLHKAFAAAASPFEEILQTLCPHLLIYDSLQPWAPQIASSLNIPAINFNTTAASIICHALHNINYPDTKFPLSDWVLHNYWKGKYTTADPTNSERIRRVRESFLYCLSASHDVSLINSCREIEGEYMDYLSVLLKKKVIAVGPLAYEPREDEDEEDEDYSRIKNWLDKKEVSSTVLVSFGSEYFPSKQEMEDIGNGLEESGANFIWVIRFPKGEENRRVEEALPEGFVEKAGERAMILKDWAPQGKILKHRSIGGFVSHCGWNSVMESILLGVPVIGVPMHVDQPYNAGLVEEAGLGVEAKRDPDGRIQREEVAKLIREVVVNKNREDLRTKVKEMSEILRSKGDEKIEEMVAQISLLLKI; encoded by the coding sequence ATGGATGTTCAGAAATCTAGAGACACACCCACAACCATTTTGATGCTTCCATGGATTGGCTATGGCCATCTCTCTGCCTACTTGGAGCTAGCCAAAGTTCTCTCTAAAAGGAACAACTTCCTCATCTACTTCTGTTCAACTCCTGTTAATCTTGACTCAATTAAACGAAAGGTagttccttcttcttcttccattcaATTTGTGGAGCTTCATCTTCCTTCTTCTCCTGAATTTCCTCCCCATCTTCACACAACCAACGCCCTTCCCCCTCGCCTTACGCCCACCCTCCACAAAGCCTTCGCTGCGGCTGCCTCACCCTTTGAGGAAATTTTACAAACACTTTGTCCGCATCTCCTCATTTATGACTCTCTACAGCCATGGGCACCACAGATAGCCTCCTCCCTCAATATTCCCGCTATCAACTTCAATACGACCGCAGCTTCCATCATCTGTCATGCTCTTCACAATATCAACTACCCTGATACTAAATTCCCACTCTCAGATTGGGTTCTTCATAATTACTGGAAAGGCAAATACACGACCGCCGATCCAACCAATTCAGAAAGAATCCGCCGAGTTAGAGAATCGTTTCTGTATTGCTTGAGTGCTTCTCACGATGTAAGTCTGATCAATAGCTGCAGAGAGATTGAGGGAGAATACATGGATTACCTCTCTGTTCtgttgaaaaagaaagtaaTCGCGGTTGGTCCTTTGGCATACGAGCCAAGAGAGGACGAGGACGAGGAAGATGAAGATTATTCAAGGATCAAGAATTGGTTGGACAAAAAGGAAGTCTCATCGACGGTTCTGGTATCATTCGGAAGCGAATACTTCCCGTCGAAACAAGAAATGGAAGACATTGGGAACGGGTTAGAAGAGAGTGGAGCTAATTTCATATGGGTGATTAGGTTTCCGAAAGGAGAAGAGAATAGGAGGGTTGAGGAGGCGTTGCCGGAGGGATTTGTGGAGAAAGCGGGAGAAAGGGCAATGATACTGAAAGATTGGGCGCCTCAGGGGAAGATATTGAAGCATCGGAGCATCGGAGGATTTGTGAGTCACTGTGGATGGAATTCGGTGATGGAGAGTATATTGCTTGGAGTACCTGTAATAGGTGTACCGATGCATGTGGATCAGCCATATAACGCCGGACTAGTGGAAGAAGCAGGGCTGGGAGTGGAGGCGAAGCGAGATCCCGACGGCAGAATTCAGAGAGAGGAAGTAGCAAAGCTGATAAGAGAAGTAGTAGTGAACAAAAACAGAGAAGACTTGAGGACGAAGGTAAAGGAAATGAGTGAGATTTTGAGGAGTAAAGGAGATGAGAAGATTGAAGAGATGGTAGCTCAAATTTCTCTCTTgcttaaaatataa
- the LOC127149471 gene encoding UDP-glucosyltransferase 29-like, translating into MDAHQASTHPTTTTILMFPWLGYGHLTPYLELSKALSRRKNFLIYFCSTPVNLDSIKPKLIPSPSIQFVELHLPSSPEFPPHLHTTNALPLHLTPALHQAFAAAAPLFETILKTLSPHLLIYDCFQSWAPRLASSLNIPAINFNTSGTSLISYAFHSVHRPGSKFPISDFVLHNHWKSKYNSNPSEHARSVQEAFFECLNTSRDVILTNSFKEVEGEYMDYISLLSKKKVIPVGPLVYEPNEKDEEDEDYSRIKNWLDKKEALSTVLVSLGSESYASEEEKEEIVKGLVESGANFIWVERINQKGDEEQQIKRRELLEKGGERAMVVKGWAPQGKILKHGSIGGFVSHCGWNSVLESIVSGVPIIGVPVFGDQPFNAGVVEEAGIGVEAKRDSDGKIQRQEVAKLVKEVVIEKSREELRMKVREMSEIVKRRGDEKIEELLTQISRFSNIS; encoded by the coding sequence ATGGACGCCCACCAAGCTTCAACTCATCCAACCACCACTACCATTTTGATGTTTCCATGGCTTGGCTATGGCCATCTCACTCCTTACTTGGAGCTTTCCAAAGCTCTCTCTAGAAGAAAAAACTTCCTCATCTATTTCTGTTCAACTCCTGTTAATCTTGACTCCATTAAACCAAAGCTTATTCCTTCTCCTTCCATTCAATTTGTGGAGCTTCATCTCCCTTCTTCTCCTGAATTTCCTCCCCATCTTCACACAACCAACGCCCTCCCCCTTCACCTTACGCCCGCCCTCCACCAAGCCTTCGCTGCCGCCGCCCCACTCTTTGAGACAATTTTAAAAACACTTTCTCCCCATCTCCTCATTTATGACTGTTTCCAGTCTTGGGCTCCTCGCTTAGCTTCCTCCCTTAACATTCCCGCCATCAATTTCAACACCTCTGGCACTTCCTTGATTTCCTATGCCTTTCACTCAGTTCACCGACCCGGTTCTAAATTCCCAATCTCAGATTTTGTACTTCACAATCATTGGAAATCCAAGTACAACTCTAACCCTTCAGAACACGCCCGCAGCGTCCAAGAAGCTTTTTTCGAATGCCTTAATACATCTCGCGATGTAATTCTTACTAATAGCTTCAAAGAGGTGGAGGGAGAATACATGGATTATATCTCCCTTCTATCAAAAAAGAAAGTAATCCCAGTTGGGCCATTGGTGTACGAACCAAATGAGaaggatgaagaagatgaagattatTCAAGAATCAAAAATTGGCTGGACAAAAAGGAAGCTCTGTCAACGGTTCTGGTGTCATTGGGAAGCGAAAGCTACGCGTCGgaggaagaaaaggaagaaatagTAAAAGGGTTAGTAGAAAGTGGGGCAAATTTCATATGGGTTGAAAGGATTAATCAAAAGGGAGACGAAGAACAACAAATCAAGAGAAGGGAATTGCTGGAGAAGGGTGGAGAAAGAGCAATGGTAGTGAAAGGATGGGCTCCACAGGGGAAGATATTGAAGCATGGAAGCATTGGGGGATTTGTAAGCCATTGTGGATGGAACTCTGTTTTGGAAAGTATTGTGTCTGGCGTTCCCATAATCGGAGTTCCGGTGTTCGGAGATCAACCATTTAACGCCGGAGTAGTGGAAGAAGCAGGGATCGGAGTGGAGGCCAAACGAGATTCTGATGGCAAAATCCAAAGACAAGAAGTTGCAAAACTGGTCAAAGAAGTAGTGATTGAGAAAAGCAGAGAAGAACTAAGGATGAAAGTAAGAGAAATGAGTGAGATTGTGAAGAGGAGAGGCGATGAGAAGATCGAGGAGTTGCTAACTCAAATCTCTCGCTTCTCTAACATTTCATAA
- the LOC103491604 gene encoding UDP-glucosyltransferase 29-like produces MDAHQASDPTTTTILMFPWLRYGHLSAYLELSKALSSRKNFLIYFCSTPVNLDSIKPKLIPSPSIQFVELHLPSSPEFPPHLHTTKALPLHLTPALHQAFAAAAPLFETILKTLSPHLLIYDCFQSWAPRLASSLNIPAINFNTSGASIISYAFHSIHRPGSKFPISDFVLHNHWNSKYNSTLREHAHCVKEAFFECLNTSRDVILTNSFKEVEGEYMDYISLLSKKKVIPVGPLVYEPNEKDEEDEDYSRIKNWLDKKEALSTVLASLGSESYASEEEKEEIVKGLVESGANFIWVERINQKGDEEQQIKRRELLEKGGERAMVVKGWAPQGKILKHGSIGGFVSHCGWNSVLESTVSGVPIIGVPLFGDQPFNAGVVEEAGIGVEAKRDHDGKIQRQEVAKLIKEVVVEKSREEIRMRVREMSEIVKRRGDEKIEELLTQISRLSNIS; encoded by the coding sequence ATGGACGCCCATCAAGCTTCGGATCCAACCACCACTACCATTTTGATGTTTCCATGGCTTCGCTATGGCCATCTCTCTGCTTACTTGGAGCTGTCCAAAGCTCTCTCTAGCAGGAAAAACTTCCTCATCTATTTCTGTTCAACTCCTGTTAATCTTGACTCCATTAAACCAAAGCTTATTCCTTCTCCTTCCATTCAATTTGTGGAGCTTCATCTCCCTTCTTCTCCTGAATTTCCTCCCCATCTTCACACAACCAAAGCCCTCCCCCTTCACCTTACGCCCGCCCTCCACCAAGCCTTCGCTGCCGCCGCCCCACTCTTTGAGACAATTTTAAAAACACTTTCTCCCCATCTCCTCATTTATGACTGTTTCCAGTCTTGGGCTCCTCGCTTAGCTTCCTCCCTTAACATTCCCGCCATCAATTTCAACACCTCTGGCGCTTCAATCATTTCTTATGCCTTTCACTCAATTCACCGCCCCGGTTCTAAATTCCCAATCTCAGATTTTGTACTTCACAATCATTGGAATTCCAAGTACAACTCTACCCTTCGAGAACACGCCCACTGCGTCAAAGAAGCTTTTTTCGAATGCCTTAATACATCTCGCGATGTAATTCTTACTAATAGCTTCAAAGAGGTGGAGGGAGAATACATGGATTATATCTCCCTTCTATCAAAAAAGAAAGTAATCCCAGTTGGGCCATTGGTGTACGAACCAAATGAGaaggatgaagaagatgaagattatTCAAGAATCAAGAATTGGCTGGACAAAAAGGAAGCTCTGTCAACGGTTCTGGCGTCATTGGGAAGCGAAAGCTACGCGTCGgaggaagaaaaggaagaaatagTAAAAGGGTTAGTAGAAAGTGGGGCAAATTTCATATGGGTTGAAAGGATTAATCAAAAAGGAGACGAAGAACAACAAATCAAGAGAAGGGAATTGCTGGAGAAGGGTGGAGAAAGAGCAATGGTAGTGAAAGGATGGGCTCCACAGGGGAAGATACTGAAGCATGGAAGCATTGGGGGATTTGTAAGCCATTGTGGATGGAACTCTGTTTTGGAAAGTACTGTGTCTGGCGTTCCCATAATCGGAGTTCCGTTGTTCGGAGATCAACCATTTAACGCCGGAGTAGTGGAAGAAGCAGGGATCGGAGTGGAGGCCAAACGAGATCATGACGGCAAAATTCAAAGACAAGAAGTTGCAAAACTGATCAAAGAAGTAGTGGTTGAAAAAAGCAGAGAAGAAATAAGGATGAGAGTAAGAGAAATGAGTGAGATTGTGAAGAGGAGAGGCGATGAGAAGATCGAGGAGTTGCTAACTCAAATCTCTCGCCTCTCTAACATTTCATAA